A single genomic interval of Falco cherrug isolate bFalChe1 chromosome 8, bFalChe1.pri, whole genome shotgun sequence harbors:
- the NDUFB3 gene encoding NADH dehydrogenase [ubiquinone] 1 beta subcomplex subunit 3 gives MGHGNEHGHGKMELPDYRQWKIEGTPLEEVQERLAKRGLRDPWARNEAWRYMGGFAKPVTLTEVFTRGLKWGFAAFVIALGIEYTLFPPKKNGGHH, from the exons ATGGGGCATGGAAATGAACATGGCCATGGCAAAATGGAACTCCCTGACTACAGGCAATGGAAGATAGAGGGTACTCCACTAGAGGAAGTCCAAGAGAGGCTAGCTAAACGGGGTCTTAGGGATCCGTGGGCTCG taaTGAAGCCTGGAGATACATGGGTGGCTTTGCAAAACCTGTCACCTTAACAGAAGTCTTTACTAGGGGACTCAAGTGGGGATTTGCAGCTTTTGTCATAGCTCTTGGCATCGAATACACACTATTTCCTCCAAAGAAGAATGGAGGCCATCACTGA